The Chloroflexota bacterium DNA segment GATTGTAGCCGCCTCGCGGTTCCCCTGCACCGGCAGCACGTGCGCCCGCGAGTGTGCCGGCAGCTCCTCCTCAATGGCGCCAAGCAGCAATTGCGTGCTGCTGACCACCACGTCCACGCCCAGGAGCCCGAAGAGCCGCTCGTCCTCGGGGCTGTTGATGAGAGTGACCGTCTTCGGCACGTTGAAGCGGTGCTTGGCGAGCTGGCAGGCCGCCAAGTTGTCCTCGTCGGCGCCTGTGGTGGCGATCAGAATGTCGGCCCGTGCGACGCCCGCTGCCATTTGGATGATCGGCTCTGAGCCGTCGCCCTTGATCGCGACGTTGCCGAAGTGCGTCACGAGCTCGTCGACGCGCCTGCCGTTCCGCTCGATGATGAAGACCTCGTGACCCGCATTGAAAAGAGCACGAGAAAGGTAAAAGCCAACTCTGCCGCCGCCAACTACTACGATGTACATGATTTACGTGAACACCGCCTCCAGGATGAGGGCGGACGTGATCTTCGTGGGGCTGATGGCCGCCAGGCCCAGCTTGTTGTACATCTCCTGCCGCTCCACGTCGCCAACACGGCAGACCACCTGCGGCACGTTGAAAATGTGCTTCGCCCGCTGCGCAGCCATGGCGTTGCGGTTGTCCCGGTTGGAGACCGCGACGAAGACGTCGGCCTCCAGTATCCCCGCGTCGATGAGCTCCTCTTCAAGGATCCCGTCGCATAGGATCGTCGCCCCTTCGGTCTCACGCAGCTCCTTGGGGAGGCTGAGGAAGCTCTCGGGCACGGTGTCGAGGACGGTGACGTGGTGGCCCTCCCGCCAGAGGGATGTGGCGACTTGGGTTCCGATTCGCCCGCAGCCCATCACGATGACGTTCATCGACGGCCTTCAGACAGCGTCCTCCCGGCCGCATCGGTGGGCCGGGCGTTCTCCTCCGGCATGGGTTCGCGGAAGATGAGCACGGGGCAGAGCGAGTGCTCTAGGATGTACGCGGCGTCGCTCTGGGGCGTCAGCCCGTCCTGCTTCCGCCGGTACGGCAGGCCCAGCAGGATAGCGTCCACACGCTCCTCCTGCGCCTCTTTCACGATGGCGGGACCCAGGTCCCTGGCTTGCAGCAGGTCGGCCTCCACCTTCACCTTTCGGGACTTGACGAAGGCCTCGCCGTGGCGGAGGAGATCTTCGCTCTGGGCGACGGCGCTGGGAAGCTCGGCGTCAACGGCGTACTCTCGGGGGACTTCAATCACGGAGAGGAGGCAGACGCACCCGTGCTCTTGTCGCACAAGGCTACAGGCGAACTCCAACGCATGTTCGTCAACGCGCTGCCCGTTTATGGGGAGTAGCAGCCGCTTTATGTGCATCCGGAGTTTTTTCTCGTTTCAGAATTGGGGCGTTTGCCCCACAATCTGCCCGAAAATCGATTATGAACTTTACGCAACAGTTCCGCAAGGGGATATCACGGTATTTCACAAAGCTGAAGCAATGGCTGTTGCGACTGGTGCGATCACCCCTCTCGCGCGCCGTTCAGTTGCGCGAGGCCCGTCTCACGCAGACGGTCGAGCAGCTCCTCCCGGCTCGCGAGAACCAGGGTGTCCTCCGTGTGGATGCGCTCGTCCTCCGCTGGCAGCAGGATGACGTCCTGCCCCCTGCGGATAGCCAGTACCGCCAGCCCGTACTTGTCCCTTGCCCCGGTCAGCCCCATGTCCTTCAGGGTGCGGTTCACGGCCTGCGCGGAGGTGCGTACCATGCTGACGACGAAGTTCGGGCCCACCTCCATATAGTCCTGCACCTCCGGGTGGAAGAGGCTGCGCGCCACATGTTGCCCCGTCTCCTGCTCGGGGTGCACCACCACGTCGGCGCCCACGCGCTCCAGCGTCCGCCCGTGCAGTTGAGTGCGTGCCCGCGCCACGATGTACGGGATGCCCATGCTCTTCAGCAGCACCGTCGCCATGATGCTCGCCTCGACATTGGACCCGATCGCCACCACCGCCATGTCGAAGTTGGGGACCCCCAACTCGCGCAGGACGTTCTCTTGCGTGGCGTCGGCGCGCACCGAGTAGGTGACCCGCCCCATGGCTTCCTGCACCAGCGCCTCGTCCGTCTCCAGTGCCAGGACGTCGTGGCCCATCTGGTACAGCGTGAATGCCACGCTTGAGCCGAACCTTCCAAGCCCGATGACAACAATTTGTCTGTTCGCCATAGCTGCCCCTAGCCTATTCTAACCCTCTCCCTGGGGAATCGGTAGAGTGGTGTCTTGCCCTCGTGGTGTACCAGCGCCAGCCCCAACGCCAACGGCCCGATGCGCCCGACTATCATCGTCACGATGATCAGCAGCTGCCCCACCACACTGAGGTCCGGCGTCACGCCGGTGCTCAGTCCCACGGTGCCCACAGCGGAGAACGCCTCGAAGAGCAGGTTGATGAAGGACGTGTGGGCGCTCTCCGTGCCCGTCAGGATGAACGCCACGACAAAGACCAGCAGAAGCCCCAGCGACACGACCGCGATAGCCCGGTGCACCTGGAACGGCGACACCTCGCGTCCGAACGCCGTCACGTGGTCGCTGCCCCGTATGGACGCCAGGATCGTCGCTACCACGACGCCCAGCGTGTTCAGCCGAATTCCACCGCCCGCCGACGCCGACGCCGTGCCGATGAACATGAGCCCCATGAGGAAGAAGATCGTCGCGGAGTTGAGCACGCCGGTGTCGATGGTGCTGAATCCCGCGGCCCGCGCCGTGATCGACTCGAATGTGGCGTGGACAATCTTCTGCCCGAGGGACATCGACCCCAGCGTCTCCGGCCTGTTGTACTCGAAACCAAAGACGACGATGGCGCCCAGCACCCACAACACCACGCTCGCCGCCACAATGATCTTGGTGTCCAGGCTGAACCGCGTGAACCGCCGCACCCGCACCAGCTCTGACATGACGGCGAAGCTCAGCCCGCCGAGCATGATGAGGAACGCCATGACCCCCAGCGTGAACAGGTCCTCGCGGAATGCGCTCAGGCTCTGCGAGTCAGGCAGCGTGGTAAACCCCGC contains these protein-coding regions:
- a CDS encoding Trk family potassium uptake protein; this translates as MLPFASATGEWSSPMDALFTATSAATVTGLVVVDTPTHWSYAGQAIIWLLILVGGLGWMTMAGFIYILLGQRITLPQRMAFREGLGDTRLGGILRAIRNLMVTALVLQLVGGVLLTVRFAGSLDVSLPEAAWLGIFQAVSGFNNAGFTTLPDSQSLSAFREDLFTLGVMAFLIMLGGLSFAVMSELVRVRRFTRFSLDTKIIVAASVVLWVLGAIVVFGFEYNRPETLGSMSLGQKIVHATFESITARAAGFSTIDTGVLNSATIFFLMGLMFIGTASASAGGGIRLNTLGVVVATILASIRGSDHVTAFGREVSPFQVHRAIAVVSLGLLLVFVVAFILTGTESAHTSFINLLFEAFSAVGTVGLSTGVTPDLSVVGQLLIIVTMIVGRIGPLALGLALVHHEGKTPLYRFPRERVRIG
- a CDS encoding TrkA family potassium uptake protein: MANRQIVVIGLGRFGSSVAFTLYQMGHDVLALETDEALVQEAMGRVTYSVRADATQENVLRELGVPNFDMAVVAIGSNVEASIMATVLLKSMGIPYIVARARTQLHGRTLERVGADVVVHPEQETGQHVARSLFHPEVQDYMEVGPNFVVSMVRTSAQAVNRTLKDMGLTGARDKYGLAVLAIRRGQDVILLPAEDERIHTEDTLVLASREELLDRLRETGLAQLNGAREG
- a CDS encoding NAD-binding protein — encoded protein: MNVIVMGCGRIGTQVATSLWREGHHVTVLDTVPESFLSLPKELRETEGATILCDGILEEELIDAGILEADVFVAVSNRDNRNAMAAQRAKHIFNVPQVVCRVGDVERQEMYNKLGLAAISPTKITSALILEAVFT
- a CDS encoding universal stress protein codes for the protein MHIKRLLLPINGQRVDEHALEFACSLVRQEHGCVCLLSVIEVPREYAVDAELPSAVAQSEDLLRHGEAFVKSRKVKVEADLLQARDLGPAIVKEAQEERVDAILLGLPYRRKQDGLTPQSDAAYILEHSLCPVLIFREPMPEENARPTDAAGRTLSEGRR
- a CDS encoding TrkA family potassium uptake protein, which codes for MYIVVVGGGRVGFYLSRALFNAGHEVFIIERNGRRVDELVTHFGNVAIKGDGSEPIIQMAAGVARADILIATTGADEDNLAACQLAKHRFNVPKTVTLINSPEDERLFGLLGVDVVVSSTQLLLGAIEEELPAHSRAHVLPVQGNREAATIEVPQGSPVIGKRLSDIPLPPDTFVVAVVDRHGGLKELDEETYIELHDEIIAITVADQAEALLEVLSTRR